Proteins found in one Campylobacter sp. MG1 genomic segment:
- a CDS encoding TolC family protein, whose amino-acid sequence MNKLLISAIAALFLAACSSVNNYELKTPNNLDNNTKFEIKDWRSLGNDANLNRLIEIAMENNEDVKMAINNLLIAESNLVSVGIKREPSINLGINANERLIKHQKPTYGHSLGLNLSYEIDLLNKFGKAKDNAIYSANISEFDVENTYQTIGFSIAKLYYQVVATNKKIEILEDFINSYEKTLKLKEEQYKLGFITKSVLLQTKEQFTLNQTKLRSLKLERDLYINSLDILVYGLNQEKEPIKFANNLIEDFVMPATIPSSVMTNRPDIAKAILDVKIAHNNAKIAWDSFFPTFTIGAGVSWSGDTHNVFSDPVGSITASLLQPLFNLGDVDEQVIRANLAQDNAVLGYEKVVKTALKEIEDAILKYNNAEVKLRDYDEIVKLEEEIYEFNKLKFNEGEISFLEFLDSERALQNSLIEQIDLKLGKITAGIDAYKAIGVKKLEFRK is encoded by the coding sequence ATGAATAAGCTTTTAATATCAGCAATCGCAGCTTTATTTTTAGCTGCTTGCTCTAGTGTTAATAATTATGAGCTTAAAACTCCAAATAATTTAGATAATAATACTAAATTTGAAATTAAAGATTGGAGAAGTTTAGGTAATGATGCAAATCTTAATCGCTTGATTGAGATTGCTATGGAAAATAATGAAGATGTTAAAATGGCTATTAATAATCTTTTAATAGCTGAATCAAATTTAGTAAGTGTTGGGATTAAAAGAGAGCCTAGTATTAATCTTGGCATTAATGCAAATGAGAGATTAATTAAACACCAAAAGCCAACTTACGGACATTCTTTAGGTCTTAATTTATCTTATGAAATAGATTTATTAAATAAATTTGGTAAGGCTAAAGATAACGCTATTTATAGTGCTAATATTAGCGAATTTGATGTAGAAAATACTTATCAAACTATTGGATTTAGTATTGCAAAACTTTATTATCAAGTTGTAGCAACTAATAAAAAAATAGAAATTTTAGAAGACTTTATAAATAGCTATGAAAAAACTTTAAAATTAAAAGAAGAGCAATATAAATTAGGCTTTATTACAAAATCAGTTCTTTTACAAACTAAAGAACAATTTACTCTAAATCAAACTAAATTAAGAAGTTTAAAATTAGAAAGAGATTTATATATTAATTCTTTAGATATTTTAGTTTATGGATTAAATCAAGAAAAAGAACCAATTAAATTTGCTAATAACTTAATAGAAGATTTTGTTATGCCAGCTACTATACCAAGCTCTGTTATGACAAATCGTCCTGATATAGCAAAAGCAATTTTAGATGTAAAAATAGCTCATAATAATGCAAAAATTGCTTGGGATAGCTTTTTTCCAACCTTTACAATAGGTGCTGGTGTTAGTTGGAGTGGAGATACACATAATGTATTTTCTGACCCTGTTGGCTCAATTACTGCTAGTTTGTTACAACCTTTATTTAATTTAGGTGATGTTGATGAGCAAGTAATTAGAGCAAATTTAGCTCAAGATAATGCAGTATTAGGCTATGAAAAAGTAGTCAAAACTGCGTTAAAAGAAATAGAAGATGCTATTTTAAAATATAATAATGCCGAAGTTAAATTAAGAGATTATGATGAAATAGTAAAACTAGAAGAAGAAATTTATGAGTTTAATAAGCTTAAATTTAATGAAGGAGAAATCAGCTTTTTAGAATTCTTAGATAGCGAAAGAGCTTTACAAAATAGCTTAATAGAGCAAATTGATTTAAAATTAGGCAAGATAACTGCAGGAATTGATGCTTATAAAGCTATTGGAGTTAAAAAACTTGAATTTAGGAAGTGA
- the ribD gene encoding bifunctional diaminohydroxyphosphoribosylaminopyrimidine deaminase/5-amino-6-(5-phosphoribosylamino)uracil reductase RibD, which yields MELKNLNLGSDFYMNLALKEAWKYQFLTYPNPAVGCLVLDKYGKILSIKAHQKAGTFHAERLCVNEILEKYGKDALKDSVFYVTLEPCSKQGRTPPCHELLIKYKVKEVNIGSSDSSQNGINELRQAGIKVNLGILQDECDKLIAPFKFWLDNKPFVLFKLAINLNYNNEGSISNEYLRTYFHEIRTNIDYLIICGNTLRLDNPMLDARYSTSKKAPNLLVFSKYFQDLNSNFKSLNIFKTNREIIFGKNPLKLKDELQEQNIKFVMIEGGFNALELFKNQIDWLFLQQSNSTYKNSNNFKLSLSPIYQSTTKDFYNKPHEYQQFGFYEIRE from the coding sequence TTGGAGTTAAAAAACTTGAATTTAGGAAGTGATTTTTATATGAACCTAGCCTTAAAAGAGGCTTGGAAATATCAATTCTTAACTTATCCAAATCCTGCCGTAGGTTGTCTAGTATTAGATAAATACGGCAAGATTTTAAGTATTAAAGCACACCAAAAAGCAGGAACATTTCACGCAGAAAGATTATGTGTGAATGAAATCTTAGAAAAATATGGAAAAGATGCTTTAAAAGATAGTGTATTTTATGTAACTTTAGAGCCTTGCAGTAAGCAAGGTCGCACTCCACCTTGTCATGAATTATTAATAAAATATAAAGTTAAAGAAGTAAATATAGGCTCAAGTGATAGTTCTCAAAATGGTATAAATGAATTAAGGCAAGCTGGAATTAAAGTAAATCTTGGGATTTTACAAGATGAATGCGATAAACTAATTGCTCCATTCAAATTCTGGCTAGATAATAAGCCTTTTGTTTTATTTAAATTAGCAATTAATCTAAATTATAACAATGAAGGTAGTATTAGTAATGAGTATTTAAGGACATATTTTCACGAAATTAGAACTAATATAGATTATTTAATAATTTGTGGCAATACTTTAAGACTTGATAATCCTATGCTTGATGCTAGATATTCTACTAGCAAAAAAGCACCTAATTTATTAGTATTTTCAAAATATTTTCAAGATTTAAATTCTAATTTTAAATCTCTAAATATTTTTAAAACTAATAGAGAAATTATTTTTGGTAAAAATCCTTTAAAATTAAAAGATGAATTGCAAGAGCAAAATATTAAATTTGTAATGATTGAAGGCGGGTTTAATGCCTTAGAACTTTTCAAAAATCAAATAGATTGGTTGTTTTTACAACAAAGTAATTCTACTTATAAAAATTCAAATAACTTTAAGTTAAGTTTAAGTCCTATTTATCAAAGCACTACAAAAGATTTTTATAATAAACCACACGAATACCAACAATTCGGATTTTATGAAATAAGGGAATAA
- a CDS encoding YqhA family protein: MLEKYFEKFLVNSRFITILPVIFGLLGAFMLFFIASFDVYKVIKVTYTYYFLGADIDIHEEAVSTIVGAVDLYLMALVFYIFSFGIYELFISDVEEFKQYKQSKVLEVHSLDELKDKLGKVIIMVLVVNFFQHALNLKFSSSMDMLYLAIGIMCICLGLWALHKSDNKSKEH, encoded by the coding sequence ATGTTAGAAAAATATTTTGAAAAATTCCTAGTAAATTCTAGGTTTATTACAATCTTACCTGTTATTTTTGGTCTTTTAGGTGCTTTTATGTTATTTTTTATTGCTAGTTTTGATGTGTATAAGGTCATAAAAGTTACATATACTTATTATTTTTTAGGTGCTGATATTGATATTCACGAAGAAGCTGTAAGCACTATAGTTGGAGCTGTTGATTTATATTTAATGGCTTTAGTTTTTTATATATTTTCTTTTGGAATATATGAATTATTTATAAGCGATGTTGAAGAATTTAAACAATATAAACAAAGCAAGGTTTTAGAAGTTCATAGTTTAGATGAGCTAAAAGATAAGCTTGGTAAAGTTATTATTATGGTTTTAGTTGTTAATTTTTTCCAACATGCACTTAATTTAAAATTTAGCTCAAGTATGGATATGCTTTATTTAGCAATCGGTATTATGTGTATTTGCCTTGGATTATGGGCTTTACATAAAAGTGATAATAAATCTAAAGAACACTAA
- the hemE gene encoding uroporphyrinogen decarboxylase, whose amino-acid sequence MIFIDTCFGKKSDVMPIWMMRQAGRYLAEYKATRARAGDFLSLCKDYKLASEVTLQPVDIFDFDAAIIFSDILVVPLEMGLPLRFEAGEGPVFDEIISSEIDVEKLNINAASKLTYVYDAIKLTREKLASNKALIGFCGAPWTLATYMIEGKGSKTYAKSKRMIYENPALAHKLLAKITEVLKEYCENQIKAGANAIQIFDSWANALEPIAYLEFAWKYIQDLTSYLKTKYPHIAIIAFPKGVGSFIECLDAKIDVLGVDWSTPIQVATKSKFVLQGNLEPCRLYSKQAIKDGVESIKETIKDRPHIFNLGHGILPDVLVEHVHYLIKCVRNA is encoded by the coding sequence ATGATATTTATAGATACTTGTTTTGGAAAAAAAAGTGATGTTATGCCTATTTGGATGATGCGTCAAGCAGGTAGATACCTAGCTGAATACAAGGCTACTCGTGCTAGAGCAGGAGATTTTTTAAGTCTTTGTAAGGATTATAAATTAGCTAGTGAAGTTACGCTTCAGCCAGTGGATATTTTTGATTTTGATGCGGCTATTATATTTTCAGATATTTTAGTGGTGCCACTTGAAATGGGCTTACCGCTTAGATTTGAAGCAGGTGAAGGCCCTGTTTTTGATGAGATAATATCAAGTGAAATTGATGTAGAAAAATTAAATATAAATGCAGCTAGTAAATTAACTTATGTTTATGACGCTATAAAATTAACTCGTGAAAAATTAGCTTCAAATAAAGCTTTAATAGGATTTTGTGGTGCACCTTGGACTTTAGCAACATATATGATAGAAGGAAAAGGCTCTAAAACTTATGCAAAAAGCAAAAGAATGATTTATGAAAATCCAGCCTTAGCACATAAATTATTAGCAAAAATTACTGAAGTTTTAAAAGAATACTGCGAAAATCAAATAAAAGCAGGTGCTAATGCTATTCAGATTTTTGATAGTTGGGCTAATGCACTTGAGCCTATAGCATATTTAGAATTTGCTTGGAAATATATTCAAGATTTAACAAGTTATTTAAAAACAAAATACCCACATATTGCAATAATTGCATTTCCTAAGGGAGTAGGTAGTTTTATTGAGTGTTTAGATGCAAAAATTGATGTTTTAGGTGTTGATTGGAGTACTCCTATACAAGTCGCTACTAAAAGTAAATTTGTTTTACAAGGAAATTTAGAACCTTGTAGATTATATTCTAAACAAGCAATAAAGGATGGTGTTGAAAGTATTAAAGAAACAATAAAAGATAGACCACATATTTTTAATCTAGGACATGGAATTTTACCAGATGTTTTAGTTGAACATGTACATTATTTAATTAAGTGTGTAAGAAATGCTTAG
- a CDS encoding asparaginase — protein sequence MLSLISLGGTISMRNLGEGAIPSLNADDLTSSFKDINAITFSNISSPNITFSMLIEVLNLAKEEIKKGSRAVIITQGTDTLEESSFFCNLFWDLDEPLIFTGAMKNPSELGSDYLANISNAITLANSELARGLGVLCVLNDSVHSAQFIHKSNSFSLETFTSFNRGLVGEIKEGKFYLFNNNYKRLKLKPLKEITKKVALLKMCLDFDNDMLEYALNNYDGLVISGYGAGHVMARAMPIIQKANIPIIMTSRCESGKVGLRTYAYVGAEVDLIKNGVIMSEYLSDVKARALMVALLSLNISNIQDIIDNKLF from the coding sequence ATGCTTAGTTTAATATCTCTTGGTGGGACAATTTCTATGCGTAATTTAGGCGAAGGAGCAATTCCTAGCCTAAATGCTGATGATTTAACAAGTTCATTTAAAGACATTAATGCAATAACTTTTAGTAATATCTCAAGTCCAAATATAACTTTTTCAATGTTAATTGAAGTTTTAAATCTTGCAAAAGAAGAGATTAAAAAAGGCTCTCGTGCTGTAATTATTACTCAAGGAACTGATACTTTAGAAGAAAGTTCGTTTTTTTGTAATTTATTTTGGGATTTAGATGAGCCACTAATTTTTACAGGTGCTATGAAAAATCCTAGCGAGTTAGGAAGTGATTATCTAGCTAATATTAGCAATGCAATTACTTTAGCAAATAGTGAATTAGCAAGGGGTTTAGGTGTGCTTTGTGTATTAAATGATAGCGTTCATTCAGCACAATTTATCCACAAAAGCAATTCATTTAGTCTTGAAACTTTTACAAGTTTTAATCGTGGTTTGGTTGGAGAGATTAAAGAAGGTAAGTTTTATTTATTTAATAATAATTATAAAAGGCTAAAACTAAAGCCTTTAAAAGAAATTACTAAAAAAGTAGCCTTACTAAAAATGTGCCTTGATTTTGATAATGATATGCTTGAATATGCTTTAAATAATTATGATGGTTTGGTAATTAGTGGCTATGGAGCAGGTCATGTAATGGCTAGAGCTATGCCAATTATTCAAAAAGCAAATATTCCAATAATTATGACAAGTAGATGTGAAAGTGGTAAAGTAGGTCTTAGAACCTATGCTTATGTTGGAGCTGAAGTTGATTTGATTAAAAATGGTGTAATTATGAGTGAATATTTAAGTGATGTTAAGGCTAGAGCCTTAATGGTTGCTTTATTATCTTTAAATATTAGTAATATACAAGATATTATTGATAATAAATTATTTTGA
- a CDS encoding DJ-1 family glyoxalase III, with protein sequence MMKTILIPMANGNEDIELITIIDILIRAKNSGANLDIILASITDNLDITLDTGLKIMANKTLDKVNTENIDAIALAGGFLGMTNLKNDKRIKNIIQKLNSQNKLIAAICASPIVLANAGVLTGDFTCYPGCEKDINANRIDKAVVVNKNIITSAGPITSTYFALTIIKELGFIEQYEGLLEGLLINKFGIKF encoded by the coding sequence ATTATGAAAACAATTTTAATACCTATGGCAAATGGAAATGAAGATATAGAATTAATCACAATAATTGATATTTTAATTAGAGCTAAAAATAGTGGAGCAAATTTAGATATTATACTAGCTAGTATTACTGATAATCTTGATATTACCCTTGATACAGGTCTTAAAATTATGGCAAATAAAACATTAGATAAAGTTAATACTGAAAATATTGATGCTATAGCATTAGCTGGTGGATTTTTAGGTATGACTAATTTAAAAAACGATAAAAGAATTAAAAATATTATTCAAAAATTAAATTCTCAAAATAAATTAATTGCTGCAATTTGTGCTTCACCTATAGTATTAGCAAATGCTGGGGTTTTAACCGGTGATTTTACATGCTATCCTGGATGTGAAAAAGATATAAACGCTAATAGAATTGATAAAGCTGTAGTAGTTAATAAAAATATTATAACAAGTGCTGGTCCTATTACTTCAACTTATTTTGCATTAACTATAATAAAAGAATTAGGATTTATAGAACAGTATGAAGGATTACTAGAAGGATTATTAATAAATAAATTTGGAATTAAATTTTAA
- a CDS encoding hydrogenase small subunit, with protein sequence MDFFRHFNNSCSNKSLMELLEEHGFTRRDFLKWSSGMATMLGLGATFAPSIANAVENNASNTPVIWLHMAECTGCSESLLRSDAPTIDSLIFDYLNIEYHETVMAASGHQADENLENAIKKHAGKYVLLVEGAVPAGSSSFYLTLGAKGHTGEEIAKNACANAAAILAIGTCSSFGGIQAAAPNPTNAVPISKITNKSVINVPGCPPSEKNIVGSILQILLFGTMPLDNFNRPKWAYEHRIHDYCERRGHFDAGEFVESFGDEGAKKGYCLYKVGCKGPYTFNNCAKQRFNQHINWPIGAGHGCIGCSEPDFWDSMRTYEEPLKSHLFQSVFSGMGADAMSDKIGIGVLTLTGVAIAAHASIAAIKKDKE encoded by the coding sequence ATGGATTTTTTTAGACATTTTAATAATTCCTGTTCTAATAAAAGTTTAATGGAGCTTTTAGAAGAACATGGTTTTACTCGTCGTGATTTTTTGAAATGGTCTAGTGGAATGGCTACTATGCTAGGACTTGGAGCTACTTTTGCACCAAGTATTGCAAATGCTGTTGAAAATAATGCTAGTAACACCCCAGTAATTTGGCTTCATATGGCAGAATGTACAGGCTGTAGTGAGAGTTTATTAAGAAGCGATGCACCTACTATTGATAGTTTGATATTTGATTATTTAAATATTGAATATCACGAAACTGTTATGGCAGCAAGTGGTCATCAAGCTGATGAGAATTTAGAAAACGCTATTAAAAAACACGCAGGAAAATATGTATTATTAGTAGAAGGTGCAGTTCCTGCAGGAAGCTCTAGTTTTTATCTAACTTTAGGTGCTAAAGGGCATACAGGCGAAGAAATAGCAAAAAATGCCTGTGCTAATGCAGCTGCTATTTTAGCAATTGGAACTTGCTCAAGCTTTGGTGGTATTCAAGCAGCAGCACCAAATCCAACAAATGCAGTTCCGATTAGTAAAATTACAAATAAAAGCGTAATCAATGTCCCAGGTTGTCCGCCTAGTGAAAAAAATATCGTAGGTTCAATCTTACAAATATTATTATTTGGAACAATGCCACTTGATAATTTTAATCGTCCAAAATGGGCATACGAGCATAGAATTCACGATTATTGTGAGCGTAGGGGACATTTTGATGCGGGTGAGTTTGTAGAAAGTTTTGGAGATGAAGGTGCAAAGAAAGGCTATTGTCTTTATAAAGTAGGATGCAAAGGTCCATATACATTTAATAATTGTGCTAAGCAAAGATTTAATCAGCACATAAATTGGCCTATTGGTGCAGGACATGGGTGTATAGGTTGCTCTGAGCCTGATTTTTGGGATAGTATGAGAACTTACGAAGAACCTTTAAAATCACATTTATTTCAAAGCGTATTTAGCGGAATGGGTGCTGATGCTATGAGTGATAAAATAGGCATTGGTGTTTTAACTCTAACAGGAGTAGCTATTGCAGCCCATGCAAGTATTGCAGCTATTAAAAAAGACAAGGAATAA
- a CDS encoding nickel-dependent hydrogenase large subunit, which produces MQKIVVDPITRIEGHLRVEVIVDDANVVTDAYAGSTLWRGIETIVKGRDPRDVGFMTQRICGVCTYSHYRAGIEAAENALGIVPPKNAKLTRTLMNAALYMHDHCVHFYQLHGLDFVDVVSALSADPAKAEAEALKWCDKPLVCGVGELKAVQEKLKTFVDKGELGIFANAYWGHKTYRFSPEQNLVALSHYLECLKVQRTAAQLMAIFGAKQPHPQSLTVGGVTCVMDILDPARIGEYKTKFLEISDFIHRAYLADIKMAAAVYKNEPSVMNDVGVDNFMCADEFYLGDDYLFKGGIVTNMLSNPVLGAIDESKITEEATRSWYKNDKALHPYDGEQEPNYTGLKDEKTLNAKGELEDSKVFDMNGKYSWIKAPRYDNLPVQVGPLATIVVNYLAKNPIVTKEVDALLAELNIELKDLLSTLGRTAARMIEAKIISEHALKALDNLVENLKVDQSTCAPYKIDNSKEYKGRFIGNAPRGMLSHWIRIKDGIVQNYQAVVPSTWNASPKDANGKMGTYEACLIGLKIEDLTKPLEIIRKIHSYDPCIACAVHVLDKKGNKLGEYKVGV; this is translated from the coding sequence ATGCAAAAAATAGTAGTAGATCCAATTACAAGAATTGAAGGACATTTAAGAGTAGAAGTAATAGTTGATGATGCAAATGTAGTAACTGATGCTTATGCGGGTTCAACATTATGGCGTGGAATTGAAACTATTGTAAAAGGAAGAGACCCTAGAGATGTTGGCTTTATGACTCAAAGAATTTGTGGAGTTTGCACTTATTCGCATTATAGAGCAGGTATTGAAGCGGCTGAAAATGCTTTAGGTATAGTTCCACCAAAAAATGCAAAACTTACAAGAACATTAATGAATGCAGCTTTATATATGCACGATCATTGTGTGCATTTTTATCAATTACACGGGCTTGATTTTGTTGATGTAGTGAGTGCTTTAAGTGCTGATCCAGCAAAAGCTGAAGCTGAAGCTTTAAAATGGTGTGATAAGCCTTTAGTTTGTGGTGTAGGAGAACTTAAAGCAGTTCAAGAAAAATTAAAAACATTCGTAGATAAAGGAGAATTAGGAATATTTGCGAATGCTTATTGGGGACATAAAACTTATCGCTTTAGCCCAGAGCAAAACTTAGTAGCGTTAAGCCATTATTTAGAATGCTTAAAAGTGCAAAGAACAGCAGCACAATTAATGGCTATTTTTGGTGCAAAACAACCACACCCACAAAGCTTAACCGTAGGTGGTGTAACTTGCGTTATGGATATACTTGACCCTGCTAGAATTGGCGAGTATAAAACTAAATTCTTAGAAATTAGCGATTTTATTCATCGTGCTTATTTGGCTGATATTAAGATGGCTGCAGCTGTTTATAAAAATGAGCCAAGTGTAATGAATGATGTTGGTGTTGATAATTTTATGTGTGCTGATGAGTTTTATTTAGGAGATGATTATTTATTTAAAGGTGGAATTGTAACTAATATGCTAAGCAATCCTGTATTAGGTGCTATTGATGAGAGCAAAATCACAGAAGAAGCAACAAGGTCTTGGTATAAAAACGATAAAGCATTACACCCTTATGATGGCGAACAAGAGCCAAATTATACAGGTCTAAAAGATGAAAAAACTCTAAACGCTAAAGGCGAATTAGAAGATTCTAAAGTATTTGATATGAATGGAAAATATAGCTGGATTAAAGCTCCAAGATATGATAATTTACCTGTTCAAGTAGGACCACTTGCTACTATAGTTGTAAATTATTTAGCTAAAAATCCAATCGTTACAAAAGAAGTTGATGCTTTATTAGCTGAATTAAATATTGAGCTTAAAGACTTACTTAGCACTTTAGGAAGAACTGCAGCAAGAATGATTGAAGCAAAAATAATAAGCGAACACGCACTTAAAGCTCTTGATAATTTAGTTGAAAATCTAAAAGTAGATCAAAGCACTTGCGCTCCATATAAAATAGATAATTCTAAAGAATACAAAGGTCGCTTTATAGGTAATGCTCCTAGGGGAATGCTAAGTCATTGGATTAGAATTAAAGATGGTATAGTGCAAAATTATCAAGCAGTAGTTCCATCTACTTGGAATGCAAGTCCAAAAGATGCAAATGGTAAAATGGGAACTTATGAAGCTTGTTTAATTGGTCTAAAGATTGAAGATTTAACCAAGCCACTTGAAATTATTAGAAAAATCCATTCGTATGACCCTTGCATTGCTTGTGCTGTGCATGTATTAGATAAAAAAGGCAATAAGTTAGGCGAATATAAAGTAGGAGTTTGA
- the cybH gene encoding Ni/Fe-hydrogenase, b-type cytochrome subunit → MKHYEFSIGLRATHWLRAFAILALCISGFYIASVFIAPDKSTEPNLFMQAKFRFVHNVAGFVLLACFIFKLYLFIFDKLSKKERVSIKDCFSLRVWIEQIKFYLFLGKHPYLKGVYNPLQFVSYFFFYIVLALLIITGFVLYINVYHEGFAGAITPFVKPFEAIFGGLANIRIIHHILTWVTMIFVGVHIYMAVFNAIKGKDGAMDAIFSGYKYK, encoded by the coding sequence ATGAAACATTATGAGTTTTCAATAGGGCTTAGAGCAACTCATTGGCTAAGAGCATTTGCTATTTTAGCCCTTTGTATAAGTGGCTTTTATATTGCTAGTGTGTTTATTGCACCTGATAAATCAACCGAGCCAAATCTATTTATGCAGGCTAAATTTCGTTTCGTGCATAATGTAGCTGGGTTTGTTTTATTAGCTTGTTTTATTTTTAAACTTTATCTTTTTATATTTGATAAGCTTAGCAAAAAAGAAAGAGTTAGTATTAAAGATTGCTTTAGTTTAAGAGTATGGATAGAGCAAATTAAGTTTTATTTGTTTTTAGGAAAACACCCGTATTTAAAAGGTGTATATAATCCACTTCAATTTGTGAGTTATTTTTTCTTTTATATTGTTTTAGCATTATTAATAATCACAGGTTTTGTGTTATATATTAATGTTTATCACGAGGGTTTTGCTGGTGCAATAACTCCTTTTGTTAAACCATTTGAAGCAATATTTGGCGGACTTGCAAATATTAGGATAATTCATCATATTTTAACTTGGGTTACTATGATTTTTGTTGGTGTTCATATTTATATGGCAGTGTTTAATGCAATTAAAGGTAAAGATGGTGCAATGGACGCTATTTTTAGTGGATATAAATACAAATGA
- a CDS encoding HyaD/HybD family hydrogenase maturation endopeptidase, which translates to MRVLVLGIGNILIGDEGAGVIFLEYFRKNLAPNIYIKEEFKNQDLHQLVFLDGGTMAMNLAHIIADFDKVYVIDCINADDLEVGDVVFFDYDKVPSNINYQGSAHELEMQMMLNFMSLVGDLPACKILGIVPKRLEPMKISLSDEVKKSFALMQKCLLEELKQDGFLLEFKNDFSIEQAIENYRNLSSVN; encoded by the coding sequence ATGAGAGTTTTAGTCCTAGGAATTGGAAATATTTTAATAGGAGATGAAGGAGCTGGAGTTATTTTTCTTGAGTATTTTAGGAAAAACCTAGCTCCTAATATTTATATTAAAGAAGAATTTAAAAATCAAGATTTGCATCAATTGGTATTCTTAGATGGTGGGACGATGGCTATGAATTTAGCTCATATAATTGCTGATTTTGATAAGGTTTATGTGATTGATTGTATAAATGCTGATGATTTAGAAGTGGGCGATGTTGTGTTTTTTGACTATGACAAAGTGCCAAGTAATATAAATTATCAAGGAAGTGCTCACGAACTTGAAATGCAAATGATGCTTAATTTTATGAGTTTAGTAGGTGATTTGCCAGCTTGCAAAATATTAGGTATTGTGCCTAAAAGACTTGAACCTATGAAAATATCTTTAAGCGATGAGGTTAAAAAATCTTTTGCTTTAATGCAAAAATGTCTTTTAGAAGAGCTTAAACAAGATGGATTTTTGTTAGAATTTAAAAATGATTTTAGTATAGAACAAGCGATAGAAAATTATAGGAATTTAAGCAGTGTTAATTAG